A single genomic interval of Astyanax mexicanus isolate ESR-SI-001 chromosome 4, AstMex3_surface, whole genome shotgun sequence harbors:
- the LOC125801303 gene encoding zinc finger protein 239-like: MEKHHQRIHTEKPYHCSDCGKSFNQEGHLKKHQRIHTGVKPYHCSDCGKSFTKQSNLKLHQRIHTGEKPYHCSDCGKSFTALNSLKIHQRIHTGEKPYHCSDCGKSFTKQSNLKIHQRIHTGEKPYHCSDCGKSFTIQSNLKIHQRIHTGEKPYHCSDCGKSFTKHSTFKIHQRIHTGEKPYHCSDCGKSFTKHSTFKIHQRIHTGEKPYHCSDCGKSFNRHSHLRLHQRIHTGEKPYHCSDCGKRFNQQGDLKKHQRIHTGEKPYHCSDCGKRFNQQGHFKIHQRIHTGEKPYHCSDCGKSFIKQSDLKKHQRIHTGVKPYHCSDCGKSFNQLNHLKNHQCIHTEMYPRCIPLQ; encoded by the coding sequence atggagaaacatcaccagcgcattcacacagagaaaccgtatcactgctcagactgtgggaagagttttaatcaagagggtcatctcaaaaaacaccagcgcattcacactggagtaaaaccgtatcactgctcagactgtgggaagagttttactaaacagagtaatctcaaactgcaccagcgcattcacacaggagagaaaccatatcactgctcagactgtgggaagagttttactgcactaaattctctcaaaatacaccagcgcattcacacaggagagaaaccgtatcactgctcagactgtgggaagagttttactaaacagagtaatctcaaaattcaccagcgcattcacacaggagagaaaccgtatcactgctcagactgtgggaagagttttactatacagagtaatctcaaaattcaccagcgcattcacacaggagagaaaccgtatcactgctcagactgtgggaagagttttactaaacatagTACtttcaaaattcaccagcgcattcacactggagagaaaccgtatcactgctcagactgtgggaagagttttactaaacatagTACtttcaaaattcaccagcgcattcacacaggagagaaaccgtatcactgctcagactgtgggaagagttttaatcgacacaGTCATCTCagactgcaccagcgcattcacacaggagagaaaccgtatcactgctcagactgtgggaagaggttTAATCAACagggtgatctcaaaaaacaccagcgcattcacacaggagagaaaccgtatcactgctcagactgtgggaagaggtttaatcaacagggtcatttcaaaattcaccagcgcattcacacaggagagaaaccgtatcactgctcagactgtgggaagagttttattaaacagagtgatctcaagaaacaccagcgcattcacacaggagtgaaaccatatcactgctcagactgtgggaagagttttaaccaACTGAATCATCTTAAAAatcaccagtgcattcacacagaAATGTATCCCAGATGTATTCCACTGCAATAA